The following coding sequences are from one bacterium window:
- a CDS encoding pyrimidine/purine nucleoside phosphorylase, with translation MSTITFENVSVAAKANVYFDGKVVSHTVIFPDGSKKTLGLIYPGTYTFNTGAPEEMKIIAGTCTARQAGAAQWTPYAAGTQFDVPGNSKFDITVESGIAEYICSFK, from the coding sequence ATGAGCACCATTACATTTGAAAACGTTTCAGTTGCCGCCAAGGCCAATGTTTATTTTGACGGGAAAGTCGTCAGCCACACGGTGATCTTCCCCGATGGTTCAAAAAAGACCCTGGGACTCATCTACCCCGGCACCTATACTTTCAATACCGGCGCGCCGGAAGAAATGAAAATCATTGCCGGCACCTGCACCGCGCGTCAAGCCGGAGCCGCCCAATGGACTCCCTATGCCGCCGGCACCCAGTTCGATGTTCCCGGCAACTCCAAGTTCGACATCACCGTCGAATCCGGCATCGCCGAATACATCTGCTCGTTCAAATAA
- a CDS encoding DUF4184 family protein produces MPFTISHVAVAAPLARRGLILSALVVGSMAPDFLYFLTLSTNSGWGHSPEGLLVFSLPAALVVLWVFHGFLKRPLLRLVPLAHRRRLLPYAGPFAFWPAKRLFLVFASVGIGMGIHLILDSFTHDYGLLTVRFPFLQATVLQVYGRAMPLCDLLQMVLSVGLLGVLVAQYARWFFLNRTGASLATFLDFRTHLPLYLVLVVIATIPAVLYAHHSVPLVSDLRTLRIFAGRLILFQISAGVLEVLLLISYRAWKRF; encoded by the coding sequence ATGCCTTTTACGATTTCACATGTAGCGGTGGCGGCGCCTTTGGCCCGGCGGGGATTGATCCTGTCGGCGCTGGTGGTGGGCAGCATGGCGCCGGATTTCCTGTATTTCTTAACCCTCTCCACCAACAGCGGTTGGGGACATTCGCCCGAGGGGTTGCTTGTGTTCAGTCTGCCCGCCGCCTTGGTCGTGCTCTGGGTCTTTCATGGATTCCTGAAACGGCCCCTGTTACGGCTGGTGCCGCTGGCGCATCGACGCCGGCTCTTGCCTTATGCCGGGCCGTTTGCGTTCTGGCCTGCGAAACGGCTTTTCCTTGTTTTTGCCTCGGTGGGAATCGGCATGGGGATCCATTTGATATTGGATAGCTTTACCCATGACTATGGTTTGCTTACCGTTCGCTTCCCGTTTCTGCAGGCCACGGTGCTGCAGGTGTACGGCCGGGCCATGCCGCTGTGCGACCTGCTTCAGATGGTGTTGTCAGTCGGGCTGCTCGGGGTGCTGGTGGCGCAATATGCGCGCTGGTTCTTTCTGAACCGGACGGGGGCAAGTCTGGCGACCTTTCTTGATTTCCGGACGCATCTTCCCCTGTATCTGGTGCTGGTGGTCATCGCCACCATTCCGGCGGTGCTCTATGCCCATCACAGCGTGCCCCTGGTTTCGGATCTGCGCACCCTCCGCATTTTCGCCGGCCGGCTGATTCTCTTCCAGATCTCCGCAGGGGTGCTGGAGGTGCTGTTACTGATCAGCTACCGCGCATGGAAGCGGTTTTGA
- the mtnP gene encoding S-methyl-5'-thioadenosine phosphorylase, whose protein sequence is MKLGIIGGSGLYQLEGLENVNEVTLATPFGHPSDAYIHGTLGGVDIYFLPRHARGHRILPAEINHKANIWGFKKLGVDLVMSVSAVGSLREGIRPRDIVLPDQYFDRTKGSLNHTFFGNGIVGHVSFGDPTCHGLREIMAKVAVEVVRDLKLGDIVRLHKGGTYVNMEGPAFSTRAESNSYRQMGFDIIGMTSLPEAKLCREAELCYLPMAMATDYDCWRTSEEEVSVDMIIQTLTANTALAKEIIRRFVPQLPTKHICPCQNALKNAIMTDMKTVPPATLEALEPLLAKYR, encoded by the coding sequence ATGAAACTCGGAATCATTGGCGGCAGCGGTTTGTATCAACTCGAAGGCCTCGAGAATGTTAATGAAGTCACCCTGGCCACCCCCTTCGGCCACCCCTCCGACGCCTATATTCACGGGACGCTGGGCGGAGTCGATATTTATTTCCTCCCCCGCCATGCCCGGGGACACCGCATCCTGCCGGCCGAGATCAACCACAAGGCCAACATCTGGGGCTTTAAAAAACTGGGCGTCGACCTCGTCATGTCCGTCAGTGCGGTAGGCAGCCTGCGCGAAGGCATCCGCCCCCGTGACATTGTATTGCCCGACCAGTATTTCGACCGGACCAAAGGCTCGCTGAACCACACCTTTTTCGGCAATGGAATCGTTGGCCATGTGTCCTTCGGTGATCCCACCTGTCATGGGCTTCGTGAAATCATGGCCAAGGTCGCCGTCGAGGTGGTCCGTGACCTGAAGCTGGGCGATATCGTGCGGCTTCATAAGGGCGGCACCTATGTGAACATGGAAGGGCCGGCCTTCTCGACCCGCGCCGAATCCAACTCCTATCGTCAGATGGGCTTTGACATCATCGGGATGACCAGCCTGCCGGAAGCCAAGCTGTGCCGCGAAGCGGAACTCTGCTATCTGCCCATGGCCATGGCTACCGACTACGACTGCTGGCGCACCAGCGAGGAGGAAGTGTCCGTGGACATGATCATCCAGACGCTGACCGCCAACACCGCCCTGGCAAAGGAAATCATCCGCCGGTTTGTCCCGCAACTTCCGACCAAGCACATCTGCCCGTGTCAGAACGCACTGAAAAACGCGATCATGACCGATATGAAGACCGTCCCTCCCGCCACCCTGGAAGCGCTGGAGCCCCTGCTTGCCAAATATCGCTAA
- a CDS encoding peptide chain release factor 3, whose product MTDSPLLTEIARRRTFAIISHPDAGKTTLTEKLLLYGGAIQLAGSVRSRRDRKNTSSDWMELEKERGISVSSTLLQFDYGGCVINLLDTPGHKDFSEDTYRVLTAVDSVIMVIDAAKGIEERTRKLFEICRLRGIPIFTFMNKMDRPAQDPLALVDELEKVLGIGAFPVTWPLGSGVEFKGVYDRLTKKLHLFERTAHNAHRAPEQVTGIHDQALLDQIPPHIRDPWLEELEMLSAAGERFDEKQVLRGEITPVFFGSGMTNFGVQLLLDYFVQHGAPPQPRISSNGPIAPEHPEFSGFVFKVQANMNPRHRDRLTFVRVCSGIFEKDMVVNDPETGKPVRLSYPQKLFGQDRESLEIAYPGDIVGLVTHKAFRIGDTLTSNPKIRYDEIPRFPPEAFSYIRNTGASKQKQLREGLNQLLQEGVIQSFELLNDYQTAPLLGAVGQLQFEVVAYRLEAEYGADPRMEPAPFAQIRWFSPSVTRETLDKFYLGTGVKVATDIRGQFVILFPDKWGVEYFIKEHPGVELHTVSPHATA is encoded by the coding sequence ATGACTGACTCTCCCCTTCTTACTGAAATTGCGCGCCGGCGGACGTTTGCCATCATCTCGCATCCGGATGCCGGGAAAACGACCCTGACTGAAAAACTCCTGCTCTATGGTGGGGCGATCCAGTTGGCGGGTTCTGTCCGCTCCCGTCGGGACCGCAAGAACACCAGTTCCGACTGGATGGAACTGGAAAAGGAACGCGGGATTTCCGTGTCCTCCACCCTGCTCCAGTTCGATTACGGTGGCTGCGTCATCAACCTTCTCGACACCCCCGGCCATAAGGATTTCAGTGAAGACACCTACCGCGTGCTCACCGCCGTGGACAGTGTGATCATGGTGATCGACGCCGCCAAGGGCATTGAGGAGCGCACCCGTAAACTCTTTGAGATCTGCCGGCTGCGCGGGATCCCGATCTTCACGTTCATGAACAAGATGGACCGGCCGGCGCAGGATCCCCTCGCCCTGGTGGATGAACTCGAGAAAGTCCTCGGCATCGGCGCGTTCCCCGTGACCTGGCCCCTGGGCAGTGGCGTCGAGTTCAAGGGCGTCTATGACCGGCTGACGAAGAAGCTGCATCTCTTCGAGCGCACCGCCCACAATGCCCACCGCGCTCCGGAACAAGTCACGGGCATCCATGATCAGGCCCTGCTTGACCAGATCCCGCCCCATATCCGCGATCCCTGGCTCGAAGAGCTTGAGATGCTCAGCGCCGCCGGCGAACGGTTTGATGAAAAACAGGTGCTGCGCGGGGAGATCACCCCGGTATTTTTCGGGAGCGGGATGACCAACTTCGGGGTCCAACTGCTGCTTGACTATTTTGTCCAACACGGGGCCCCGCCCCAACCGCGGATTTCATCCAACGGGCCCATCGCCCCGGAACATCCGGAGTTCTCCGGGTTCGTGTTCAAGGTCCAGGCCAATATGAATCCCCGGCACCGGGACCGCCTGACCTTTGTCCGGGTCTGTTCCGGAATCTTCGAAAAGGATATGGTCGTCAATGATCCCGAAACCGGCAAGCCGGTCCGCCTGTCCTATCCCCAGAAGTTATTCGGACAGGACCGGGAATCCCTCGAGATTGCCTATCCGGGCGACATTGTGGGACTCGTGACGCATAAGGCATTCCGCATCGGGGACACCCTGACCAGCAATCCGAAAATCCGGTATGATGAAATTCCCCGCTTCCCTCCGGAAGCTTTTTCCTATATCCGCAATACCGGCGCCTCCAAGCAGAAACAATTGCGGGAAGGGTTGAATCAGTTGTTGCAGGAAGGGGTGATCCAGTCCTTCGAATTGCTCAATGATTACCAGACCGCACCGCTATTGGGCGCGGTGGGTCAACTTCAGTTCGAAGTAGTGGCCTACCGGCTCGAAGCTGAATATGGCGCCGACCCTCGCATGGAACCGGCCCCCTTCGCGCAGATCCGCTGGTTTTCCCCGAGCGTCACCCGCGAGACGCTGGACAAGTTCTATCTGGGCACGGGGGTCAAAGTCGCCACCGATATCCGCGGTCAATTTGTCATCCTGTTCCCCGACAAGTGGGGGGTGGAATACTTCATCAAGGAACATCCGGGCGTGGAACTCCACACCGTGTCCCCGCACGCCACCGCCTGA